The following are from one region of the Thermoanaerobaculia bacterium genome:
- a CDS encoding FG-GAP repeat protein: DAGAVLVLQGSPAGLVTANLLDFEPQRFYQGLASVGDAAETGDRFGAALAVGNLDGNSGHDLAIGVPGENAAQGAVVVLYSASGCPGLGLVVPQHLDQDSPGMLDAGEAGDAFGYELAAGDFAGDVADDLAIGVFGEDVEGQTDAGAVQVVYGLPSSGLIPANNQFWHENSIDAGGFTETGDHFGEALAAGDLDGDFIDELAIGAPAEDVSFHPDAGALTVLKGASPLGLTTDSATHFDQSGVVDGEALGDFDNFGYALRIGDFIEGASAGNDLAVGIPQESVGSPTPFTFVGAVTLIPGGGTTLEIGAATLWSKGSFGSAGTQVDSPEYYGYALAAGDFDGNGHDDLAIGAVQVEGIHPGGSPVTSGAVYSLYGALFSDGFENNNVTRWSGSVGCGACLAPKEPQGLRP; this comes from the coding sequence CCGACGCCGGGGCGGTGCTCGTTCTCCAGGGCTCGCCCGCGGGCCTGGTGACCGCCAACCTGCTCGACTTCGAGCCGCAACGCTTCTACCAGGGCCTCGCCAGCGTGGGCGATGCCGCCGAAACCGGCGATCGCTTCGGCGCCGCGCTCGCCGTCGGCAACCTCGATGGCAACAGCGGCCACGACCTCGCCATCGGCGTGCCGGGTGAGAACGCCGCGCAGGGGGCGGTGGTCGTGCTCTATTCCGCGAGCGGTTGTCCGGGTCTGGGTCTCGTGGTGCCGCAGCACCTCGACCAGGACAGCCCGGGCATGCTCGACGCGGGCGAAGCCGGCGACGCTTTCGGGTATGAGCTCGCGGCCGGAGATTTCGCCGGCGACGTTGCCGACGACCTCGCCATCGGCGTCTTCGGCGAGGATGTCGAAGGCCAGACCGACGCTGGCGCCGTGCAGGTGGTCTACGGCCTGCCGAGCTCGGGCCTCATCCCCGCGAACAACCAGTTCTGGCACGAGAATTCGATCGACGCCGGCGGCTTCACCGAGACCGGCGACCACTTCGGCGAGGCGCTCGCCGCCGGCGACCTCGACGGCGACTTCATCGACGAGCTGGCGATCGGCGCGCCGGCCGAGGACGTGTCGTTCCACCCCGACGCCGGTGCGCTGACGGTACTGAAGGGCGCCTCACCGCTCGGGCTCACGACGGACAGCGCCACCCACTTCGACCAATCGGGCGTCGTCGACGGCGAGGCACTGGGCGACTTCGACAACTTCGGCTACGCGCTCCGGATCGGCGACTTCATCGAGGGCGCCTCGGCCGGCAACGATCTCGCCGTCGGCATTCCGCAGGAGAGCGTCGGCTCGCCGACCCCGTTCACCTTCGTTGGCGCCGTCACCCTGATCCCGGGCGGCGGGACCACTCTGGAGATCGGCGCCGCGACCCTCTGGTCGAAGGGCTCCTTCGGCAGCGCCGGCACGCAGGTCGACAGCCCCGAGTACTACGGCTACGCCCTCGCTGCCGGCGACTTCGACGGCAACGGTCACGACGACCTCGCGATCGGTGCCGTGCAGGTCGAGGGCATCCATCCCGGCGGCAGCCCGGTCACCTCCGGAGCGGTCTACAGCCTCTACGGCGCGCTCTTTTCGGACGGCTTCGAGAACAACAACGTGACGCGCTGGTCGGGGAGCGTCGGCTGCGGCGCCTGCCTCGCCCCGAAGGAGCCGCAAGGTCTCCGTCCCTAG